In Sorangium aterium, the genomic stretch CGTACCAGAAGTCGTCGTTCAGGTAGCAAAGGAGGATCCCCGAATCGAGGAAGCGGAGCACGTGCTCCCGCTCCTCCCCGCGGATCTCCTTCAGGCTCTTGTCAGCCGCGATGCGGCCGAGCACCTCGATCTCGTCCTTGTAGAGCGGCAAGTACGCCCGCTGCGCGATGGCGACGATCTTCTCCGCGGCGCTCTCCTGTACCCCGAGCCCTGCCAGATGGACGGCCTCGAGGAGCATGTTGAGGAGGTCGCGCAGGTGTCCTCCCGACGCGAAGATGAGGCGCTCGAGCGCCTGATCGTCCGGAATGATCCTCCGCCAGTCTCCCCGCCGCTCGACGAGGCGGATGATCCGGTCAACCACGTCCGTGCGCTCGCCGTTCCGTCGCTTCACCTGGTAGGCAGGCCACGCCTGCACCGCGCCGTTCATGAACTGGGCGGCGAGGTTGTTGGCTTCCAGGAAGAGGAACGCGGGGACGCTCAGCACCATGTGCGTCTCCGGCAGGCTGATGCGGCTGGCGTGCGTCAAGAAGAGCTCCTCGACGCTGCGGCGAACCTCGTCGCTCGTCTCCCCCGTGCCCCGGAGGTGCTCGAGCGAGTCCAGAATCACGACGAGGCGAACCTCGCGCCCGGCGCGCGCGCGGAGGGCGTCCAGGATCTCGTCATGGTAAGCGCGGATCTGCGCCGTGAGCTCCGCGAGCCGCCCCGAGAGCTGATCGCGGACCTGCCCGCGGAACCCTGGGTCGCCCCGCAAGGCGAGCTTGACGTTGGCGACCCCGGCGTTCGCCGTGACCTCGCTCGGCATCTTCGGCAGGAGGCCGCGCAGGCGCTCCACGAAGCTCTTCTCGAGGCCCTTCTCCTTGCCGAGGAGCCGCTCGCTGGTGAGCTGCTCGCTGATGGCGCCGGCCAGGATGAGAAGGAACTCCCGGATGTCGACCGGCGAGTGCATGTCGATGAAGTCGTCGAGGTCGACACGGATGACGTGGAAGTCGTGCTCCCAGAGCATCTTCTCCAGCCGGGAGAGCTCCGTCGTCTTGCCCGTCCCCCGGAAGCCCGCGACCAGCTGGACGCTCTCGACCTCGCTGAAGTCGATTGTGTCGAACAGCCGCTTCACCGGATCGTGCCGCTCGTCATGGAGCGGCTCGTACAGCTTGCGGTCCTCCTCATCCATGAGGTTGAGCGGCCTGTCGCGCAGCGCCCGGAAGAGCGCGCGCTGGATGCTGCGATCGATCGCTTGCATGGG encodes the following:
- a CDS encoding AAA family ATPase; this encodes MQAIDRSIQRALFRALRDRPLNLMDEEDRKLYEPLHDERHDPVKRLFDTIDFSEVESVQLVAGFRGTGKTTELSRLEKMLWEHDFHVIRVDLDDFIDMHSPVDIREFLLILAGAISEQLTSERLLGKEKGLEKSFVERLRGLLPKMPSEVTANAGVANVKLALRGDPGFRGQVRDQLSGRLAELTAQIRAYHDEILDALRARAGREVRLVVILDSLEHLRGTGETSDEVRRSVEELFLTHASRISLPETHMVLSVPAFLFLEANNLAAQFMNGAVQAWPAYQVKRRNGERTDVVDRIIRLVERRGDWRRIIPDDQALERLIFASGGHLRDLLNMLLEAVHLAGLGVQESAAEKIVAIAQRAYLPLYKDEIEVLGRIAADKSLKEIRGEEREHVLRFLDSGILLCYLNDDFWYDVHPLIRDVVRSA